From a region of the Candidatus Rhabdochlamydia porcellionis genome:
- the ruvB gene encoding Holliday junction branch migration DNA helicase RuvB, translated as MPDSFTHSSWNKKDDFAEIPLRPQALSEFVGQDTIVKRLEVSILAAKQRNEPLGHCLFHGPPGLGKTTLGTILSKAMQTDLVLTSGPSIEKAGDLAGILTNLKEGDILFIDEIHRLNRAIEEYLYAAMEDFFLDLMIDSGPSARSIQVKLNRFTLVGATTRVGLLSSPIRSRFTLNFRLNYYCFRFLEKIIMRTGQILGISLTKEACLSIAKRARGTPRIANNLLKWVRDFAQIKGFSKIDQPLANEALNMLEIDELGLDEMDKKILSTLIDYYQGGPVGISTIAAALSEEIHTLEEVYEPYLITQGFLKRTPRGREATVLAYEHLKIPFKT; from the coding sequence ATGCCCGATAGCTTTACCCATTCATCTTGGAATAAAAAGGATGATTTTGCTGAGATTCCATTAAGACCGCAAGCCTTATCGGAATTCGTGGGACAAGATACCATTGTTAAACGGCTAGAAGTGTCTATCTTAGCAGCTAAGCAAAGAAATGAACCTCTTGGGCATTGTCTTTTTCATGGCCCTCCTGGCCTAGGGAAAACCACTCTAGGAACCATTCTATCCAAAGCTATGCAAACAGATCTTGTACTTACTTCGGGTCCTTCTATTGAAAAAGCAGGTGATTTGGCGGGTATTTTAACCAATCTAAAAGAGGGAGATATTTTATTTATTGATGAAATCCATCGGTTAAATAGAGCCATTGAAGAATATCTCTACGCTGCTATGGAGGATTTCTTTCTAGATTTAATGATTGATTCTGGTCCTTCTGCTCGCAGCATTCAAGTAAAACTCAATCGCTTTACCCTGGTAGGAGCTACTACTCGTGTAGGACTTTTAAGCAGCCCTATACGTTCTCGTTTCACTCTAAATTTCAGACTAAATTATTATTGTTTTAGATTCTTAGAAAAAATTATTATGCGTACAGGGCAAATTTTAGGAATATCTCTTACAAAAGAAGCTTGTCTATCCATTGCAAAACGCGCAAGAGGAACCCCTAGAATTGCCAATAATCTCTTAAAATGGGTTCGTGATTTTGCACAAATTAAAGGTTTTAGCAAAATTGATCAGCCTCTTGCAAATGAAGCACTAAACATGTTGGAAATCGACGAACTAGGCTTAGATGAGATGGATAAAAAAATCTTGTCCACTTTAATTGATTATTATCAAGGAGGGCCTGTTGGCATTAGTACAATAGCTGCGGCTCTTTCTGAAGAAATTCATACTTTAGAAGAAGTATATGAGCCTTATTTAATTACCCAAGGATTTTTAAAGCGTACGCCAAGAGGTCGAGAAGCTACTGTTCTGGCTTATGAACACCTTAAAATCCCTTTTAAAACTTGA
- a CDS encoding SpoIID/LytB domain-containing protein, protein MKLLLAFVTFSLIAHSLCHSKEASVNTQTLSDISKKYKPQTIKILLYKELPQAFLEAKGRYFVYNPQNDFLLASGIYSKKQPIFSQEAGLKWGELFPGVSQIRLVPGDSQSTILVNGIEYKGCVEIYDIKGKLHIINEIDIENYLRSVLSFSTLPELDEEVMDALAIIARTKAYYLANKDPLLHWHVTSSEIDYQGSALACQNPSIPACIFRTRNMILTYQSEPFEASWTEDSAGKTASLSSVFRKNVTTPLGVDSPVASAQRENHNWSFIISKQQLARLLDVKSIQALDLYQDADSRKVYAIRYKDDNEVKQMDFFTLQKKLGAKLKSNDFTIDADEKTIHFTGHGKGHGVGLCLFSAISMAKNAKKTPEILSHFFPNTKLEHIERLKNL, encoded by the coding sequence ATGAAGCTACTGCTTGCTTTTGTAACCTTCTCATTAATTGCACATAGCTTATGCCATAGTAAAGAAGCGTCTGTAAATACACAGACCTTAAGTGATATCTCTAAAAAATACAAACCTCAAACGATTAAAATCTTACTTTATAAAGAATTGCCTCAAGCTTTTTTAGAAGCCAAAGGACGTTATTTCGTGTATAATCCTCAAAATGACTTCCTACTTGCAAGTGGCATTTACTCTAAAAAACAACCCATCTTCTCTCAAGAAGCAGGATTAAAATGGGGTGAGCTCTTTCCAGGAGTTTCTCAAATTCGCCTTGTTCCAGGGGACTCTCAAAGTACCATCTTAGTTAATGGGATTGAATACAAAGGTTGTGTAGAAATATACGATATAAAAGGCAAACTTCACATTATCAATGAGATTGATATTGAAAACTACCTAAGATCTGTGCTTTCCTTTTCAACCTTGCCTGAGTTAGATGAAGAGGTTATGGATGCACTAGCTATTATTGCACGAACTAAAGCCTATTACTTAGCAAATAAAGATCCTCTTTTGCATTGGCATGTTACTAGCTCAGAAATTGACTACCAAGGCAGTGCCCTCGCTTGTCAAAATCCAAGTATTCCAGCTTGTATCTTTCGCACACGCAATATGATTCTTACCTATCAATCAGAGCCATTTGAAGCTTCTTGGACAGAAGATAGCGCAGGAAAAACAGCTTCTTTGTCTAGCGTTTTCCGTAAAAACGTCACGACTCCATTAGGGGTTGATTCCCCTGTTGCATCTGCACAAAGAGAGAATCATAACTGGTCTTTTATCATCTCAAAACAACAATTAGCTCGTCTACTAGATGTTAAAAGCATACAAGCGTTAGATCTTTATCAAGATGCAGACTCACGTAAGGTTTATGCTATTCGTTATAAAGATGACAATGAAGTAAAACAGATGGATTTTTTCACCCTGCAGAAAAAATTAGGTGCAAAACTCAAAAGTAATGACTTTACCATTGACGCAGATGAAAAAACAATCCACTTTACAGGTCATGGAAAAGGACACGGCGTTGGATTATGCTTATTTAGCGCTATCTCTATGGCAAAAAATGCAAAAAAAACCCCCGAAATTCTCAGTCATTTTTTTCCTAATACCAAATTAGAACATATAGAAAGATTAAAGAATCTCTAA
- a CDS encoding MazG nucleotide pyrophosphohydrolase domain-containing protein: MNLIETIDKLFNHCGWSCRQTLKSLQPYLLEEVHEAIEAIDRDSDEQIMEELGDMLYTLLFCAKIAEKDKRFDLTHILSNINKKLIRRHPHVFDNVKVHSVEEIAENWQKIKKRESKGVLSGISENLPSLARAQKILHRLKTNGFPELRSELLPLHTEEQIANSLIAILMTADSNGVDVEGALRRKLTHLQRQFENRKDS, encoded by the coding sequence ATGAATTTGATAGAAACAATAGACAAGCTCTTCAATCATTGTGGATGGTCTTGTAGGCAAACCTTAAAGAGTTTGCAGCCCTATCTTCTCGAAGAAGTGCATGAAGCGATAGAAGCCATTGATCGAGATTCAGATGAGCAGATCATGGAAGAATTAGGCGATATGCTTTATACCCTCTTATTTTGTGCTAAAATTGCGGAAAAGGATAAACGATTTGATTTAACCCATATTTTATCAAATATAAACAAGAAACTGATCCGTCGTCATCCTCATGTTTTTGACAATGTAAAAGTGCATAGTGTGGAAGAAATTGCAGAGAACTGGCAGAAGATCAAAAAACGAGAATCTAAAGGAGTTCTTAGCGGTATTTCAGAAAACCTCCCTAGCTTAGCTCGAGCGCAGAAAATTTTACACCGACTTAAGACAAATGGTTTTCCGGAGCTCAGATCGGAGCTTTTACCTTTACATACAGAAGAACAAATAGCTAACTCTCTCATTGCTATTTTGATGACAGCAGATAGTAATGGGGTCGATGTAGAAGGTGCTTTAAGAAGAAAACTTACTCACTTACAACGACAATTTGAAAACAGGAAAGATTCTTAA
- a CDS encoding NUDIX hydrolase, producing the protein MQRQFTATVYIIKNDKALLLMHPKFHKWLPPGGHLEENETPHECALREVLEETGLKIGFYQDGYLQVSHKNAYSIPRPFLCLLEEIPAWNQTPMHQNIDFVFVGYPIEEGLVKEFSCRWFSKEEILELKEEETFPDVKQIIPEIFNANLFSTKV; encoded by the coding sequence ATGCAACGACAATTCACAGCAACTGTATACATTATTAAAAATGACAAAGCTCTTTTGCTCATGCACCCTAAATTCCATAAATGGCTTCCCCCAGGAGGACACTTAGAAGAGAATGAAACTCCTCATGAATGTGCTTTGAGAGAAGTATTAGAGGAAACAGGTTTAAAAATCGGTTTTTATCAAGATGGATATCTTCAGGTATCTCATAAAAACGCTTACAGCATCCCACGTCCTTTTTTATGTTTATTGGAAGAAATTCCCGCTTGGAATCAGACTCCTATGCACCAGAATATAGATTTTGTATTCGTTGGATATCCAATAGAAGAGGGTTTAGTCAAGGAATTTTCTTGTCGATGGTTTTCTAAAGAAGAAATTCTAGAGCTGAAAGAAGAAGAAACTTTTCCCGATGTTAAGCAAATTATCCCTGAAATATTTAATGCAAACCTCTTTTCCACAAAGGTTTAA
- a CDS encoding phosphotransacetylase family protein yields the protein MRGLFIASTGQHIGKTTACLGLFSGLHKLFSHLGYMKPIGQQHITTKQGLQVDKDVLIFKKHFALTDSLESMSPIVIPSGFTRDFLDKKIHIDDLRKKLILSFKTIKENKQLILVEGTGHCGVGSIIHLNNAQVAKELKLPLILISSGGLGSSFDDLTLNITLCNHYKLSILGVILNRVLPQKQEMIQHYIRKALKRWNLPLLGCIPFDPFLSTFSMGDFELLFQTPIITGSNYRFRHFDRIRLVATSVESYREMILPNQLIITPSNREDIILATLNKHLELLDSHKEGLCTGMILTGDFSPRHYLIEQLAKADIPVLYTPLHSYTAMEKISAFTAKISTEDTDKIKEAISIAESHIDFSLLQSTLNGS from the coding sequence ATGAGAGGACTTTTTATTGCTTCTACTGGTCAACATATTGGAAAAACCACAGCCTGCTTAGGTCTTTTTTCTGGGTTGCATAAGCTTTTTTCTCATTTAGGCTATATGAAGCCTATTGGGCAGCAACATATTACCACAAAGCAGGGTCTACAGGTAGATAAAGATGTATTAATCTTTAAAAAACATTTTGCATTAACCGATTCTTTAGAATCTATGAGCCCTATTGTAATTCCATCTGGTTTTACCCGTGATTTTTTAGATAAAAAAATCCACATTGACGATTTGCGCAAAAAATTGATCCTCTCTTTTAAAACAATCAAAGAAAATAAACAACTCATTCTTGTAGAAGGTACCGGACATTGTGGTGTGGGATCCATTATCCATCTAAATAACGCTCAAGTAGCTAAAGAGCTAAAACTTCCCTTAATTTTAATCTCTTCGGGAGGATTGGGCTCTAGTTTTGATGATTTGACACTAAACATTACCCTTTGCAATCACTATAAACTATCTATTTTAGGAGTGATTCTTAACCGTGTATTGCCCCAGAAACAAGAAATGATCCAGCATTATATAAGAAAAGCACTTAAACGCTGGAACCTGCCTCTATTAGGATGTATTCCTTTTGATCCTTTTTTAAGTACTTTTTCCATGGGGGACTTTGAGTTATTATTTCAAACCCCTATTATTACAGGCTCTAATTATAGATTTCGTCACTTTGATCGTATTCGATTGGTAGCAACCTCTGTAGAGAGCTATCGTGAAATGATTCTGCCCAACCAACTCATTATTACACCATCTAATCGCGAAGACATTATTTTAGCCACCCTTAATAAACACTTAGAACTATTAGATTCTCATAAGGAAGGTCTTTGTACAGGAATGATTTTAACAGGAGATTTTTCTCCCCGCCATTATTTAATAGAACAATTAGCAAAAGCTGACATTCCCGTTCTCTATACACCTCTACATAGTTATACAGCAATGGAAAAAATTTCTGCTTTTACTGCAAAGATATCGACAGAAGATACCGACAAGATTAAAGAAGCTATTTCTATCGCAGAAAGCCATATCGATTTTTCTTTATTACAATCTACTCTTAATGGTAGCTAA
- a CDS encoding glycosyltransferase family 9 protein yields MQSSSFSILLVKTSSTGDVIQTLPALQYLRARFPEATIDWVVEEPNSSLLSASFLLSNIIPIDTKAWRSSLGAWKTFFGPLKNLRSKKYDLLFDLQGNAKSACVTFLARAKEKIGFDSTHVQERINLLVTTKKIPLAKILNAQMKYLQLVQRYFNDDTIFFPQSISMNLTFLEKNRLEILLANRSLKVPMRLMIAAHSRWPNKEMQVETLCSLLTHISTQYSVCFIFVYHTESEKQQADYMVQRFKSQSLSIGELSLPLWQSLMSEMDGVICVDSAALHLCATTNTPSFSIFGPSLANCYRPIGLQHFSVQGICPYKVQFWSRCPLLRKCATGACLKNLDTHRLIKVCSDWLATIKSRL; encoded by the coding sequence ATGCAAAGTTCATCTTTTTCTATTCTTTTAGTTAAAACCTCTTCTACTGGAGATGTTATTCAAACATTACCAGCTTTGCAATATTTGCGTGCTCGATTCCCAGAAGCAACAATTGATTGGGTAGTAGAAGAACCCAATTCTTCTTTATTATCGGCTTCATTTTTGCTTTCTAATATTATTCCAATTGATACTAAAGCCTGGCGTTCTTCTTTAGGTGCTTGGAAAACTTTTTTTGGCCCCCTTAAAAACCTGCGTTCTAAAAAATACGATCTATTATTCGATTTGCAGGGAAATGCTAAATCAGCCTGTGTAACTTTCTTAGCAAGGGCCAAAGAAAAAATTGGTTTTGACTCCACTCACGTACAAGAAAGAATCAATCTTTTGGTCACTACAAAAAAAATACCCCTTGCTAAAATACTTAATGCGCAAATGAAATATTTGCAATTGGTTCAGCGTTATTTTAACGATGATACAATTTTTTTCCCGCAATCAATTTCTATGAATTTAACATTCTTAGAAAAAAATAGATTAGAAATTCTATTAGCAAATAGATCTCTTAAAGTACCAATGCGTCTTATGATAGCAGCGCATTCTCGTTGGCCAAATAAAGAGATGCAGGTAGAAACTTTATGTTCTTTACTAACGCACATTAGCACCCAATACTCCGTATGCTTTATCTTTGTATACCATACAGAATCTGAAAAGCAACAAGCCGATTATATGGTACAAAGGTTTAAATCTCAATCCTTGAGTATAGGAGAGCTGAGTTTACCTTTATGGCAGAGCTTAATGAGCGAAATGGATGGAGTTATTTGCGTAGATTCAGCAGCTCTGCATTTATGTGCAACAACGAATACTCCTTCTTTTAGTATATTTGGACCTTCACTAGCAAATTGTTATCGACCGATCGGGCTACAGCATTTTTCTGTACAAGGGATCTGTCCTTATAAAGTGCAGTTTTGGTCTCGTTGCCCTCTTTTGAGAAAGTGTGCCACAGGAGCTTGTTTAAAAAATCTTGATACCCATCGTTTAATAAAGGTTTGCTCTGATTGGTTAGCTACCATTAAGAGTAGATTGTAA
- a CDS encoding MFS transporter, with amino-acid sequence MKYIGSSQQPTALYYIALTEICRRIAFGAIAYLFFLYIADFQYFTEHASSQIGTVFLLITIFLPILGGFIVERIQYRLSVIWGVLLNVVGCFLILTSSLPFLFIALVLVAFGNALFQPGSYALLGTFYQQRPHLRDSGFSIYYALISLGPLLAFWILNSLADLKNLQAAFAIAGSIGLMGLIPLSIALKQYNRLKLQAAENAFSPLHKQEKDRIWVTVILILFSIIFWIAQDLSHMTLNPLLIEYSPNIARSLPFDMQLFSIQSLYLILIALALAKIYLFSYKKRSYSNAILKISLAFFILSICFAMLTLDSFELNFGSYITSSVFTIYFFVVLAELLLAPIGLSLITRLSPRRYTAVLIGIWITCFNAAFYLRDLAFLFIPSPISSHMLFKATAIALIIIGLLVFALSKKLNRLCHFELF; translated from the coding sequence ATGAAATACATAGGATCTTCACAACAACCAACAGCTCTTTACTACATTGCTTTAACAGAAATTTGTAGGCGTATAGCCTTTGGAGCTATTGCTTATTTATTTTTCTTATATATTGCCGACTTTCAATATTTTACAGAACACGCTTCCAGCCAAATAGGAACTGTATTCCTATTAATTACTATCTTTCTACCTATATTAGGTGGATTTATAGTAGAACGCATTCAGTATCGTCTCTCTGTTATTTGGGGGGTTTTATTAAACGTAGTAGGCTGCTTTCTGATTTTAACCAGCTCTTTACCTTTTCTATTTATTGCTCTTGTTTTGGTAGCTTTTGGAAATGCTTTATTTCAACCAGGTAGTTACGCGCTCTTAGGTACCTTTTATCAACAAAGGCCTCATTTAAGAGACTCTGGTTTTTCTATTTACTATGCACTGATAAGCTTAGGGCCGCTTCTGGCATTTTGGATCCTAAACTCTTTAGCTGACTTAAAAAACCTGCAGGCAGCTTTTGCAATAGCAGGTAGCATTGGATTAATGGGTTTAATTCCCTTAAGTATAGCTTTAAAACAATATAATAGACTTAAACTTCAAGCTGCAGAAAATGCTTTTTCTCCTCTTCATAAACAGGAAAAAGATCGAATTTGGGTAACGGTGATCCTCATCTTATTTTCTATTATTTTTTGGATAGCTCAAGACTTAAGTCATATGACATTAAATCCATTATTGATCGAATATAGTCCCAATATAGCTAGATCTCTTCCTTTTGACATGCAGCTTTTTAGCATACAGAGTTTATATCTCATTCTAATTGCGCTTGCTTTAGCAAAAATCTATCTTTTTTCTTATAAAAAACGCTCTTATAGCAATGCTATCTTAAAAATTTCCCTTGCCTTTTTCATCTTAAGTATTTGTTTTGCCATGCTTACTTTAGACAGCTTTGAGTTAAATTTTGGCTCCTATATAACTAGTTCGGTATTTACCATATATTTTTTCGTGGTTTTAGCAGAGCTGCTGTTAGCTCCTATTGGTCTTTCTTTAATCACACGCTTATCGCCACGCCGCTATACAGCTGTTTTAATCGGTATTTGGATCACTTGCTTTAATGCTGCTTTTTATTTAAGAGACTTAGCTTTTTTATTTATTCCAAGCCCTATTTCTTCACACATGCTTTTTAAAGCCACTGCGATAGCACTGATTATCATAGGCCTTCTCGTATTTGCACTTTCCAAAAAACTAAATCGTCTGTGTCATTTTGAGCTCTTTTAA
- a CDS encoding RluA family pseudouridine synthase — MKKILCKAQLKKKHEGMSLLAFLRLQCKDISVKSLKSAIDTKLCTVNGIVERFSTHLLKIGDVVILYQTQILHPKHLEILYQDEYLLICNKPAMLISDMRALQSLLKDRWLLGHRLDKETSGALIFVKNTFVLQQLIALFKKHSVEKFYLALVDGQVLQEEGKIDKPIAKLKSYQGQSLYGVTTTPGAKRAVTLWRCLKRSKAASLLLCQPMTGRTHQLRVHLSYIGHPILGDTLYAKHFFCRTSPIRHLLHAYILRFPHPVSHQMITAKAKVPEDFKEHLKELKMTQTI; from the coding sequence ATGAAAAAGATTCTGTGTAAAGCTCAATTGAAAAAAAAACATGAAGGGATGTCTTTACTTGCGTTTTTAAGACTGCAATGTAAAGACATCTCGGTTAAATCTCTAAAATCTGCAATTGATACAAAGTTATGCACTGTAAATGGAATTGTTGAGCGCTTTTCTACCCATCTTCTAAAGATAGGGGATGTGGTAATCTTATATCAGACCCAAATTCTTCATCCAAAACACTTAGAGATCTTATATCAAGATGAGTATCTGCTTATCTGTAACAAACCCGCAATGTTAATCAGTGATATGCGAGCCCTGCAATCTTTACTAAAAGATAGGTGGTTACTAGGTCATCGTTTGGATAAAGAGACTTCAGGTGCTTTAATTTTTGTGAAAAATACATTCGTTTTACAACAATTGATTGCTTTATTTAAAAAGCACTCTGTGGAAAAGTTTTATCTAGCACTAGTGGATGGGCAAGTTTTGCAAGAGGAAGGAAAAATAGATAAGCCTATTGCAAAATTAAAAAGCTACCAAGGACAGAGCCTATATGGAGTAACTACTACACCTGGTGCTAAAAGAGCTGTTACTTTATGGCGTTGTTTAAAGCGTAGTAAAGCCGCTTCTCTTCTTTTATGTCAACCAATGACCGGTAGGACACACCAGCTTCGTGTACACTTAAGCTATATAGGACATCCTATTTTAGGCGATACCCTCTATGCAAAACATTTTTTTTGCAGAACCTCTCCTATACGTCATTTGCTGCATGCATATATCTTGCGTTTCCCTCATCCTGTTTCTCATCAAATGATAACAGCCAAAGCAAAAGTTCCAGAGGATTTCAAAGAGCACTTAAAAGAGCTCAAAATGACACAGACGATTTAG
- a CDS encoding leucyl aminopeptidase translates to MIKITHISDPKKRKHADVVICPLWKTKTQAQIALELQEFDALIKISLDDFSGKKGETLLLYREKGIEKRILLLGLGEKANCQTETLRQAYASAIKQLRAKNLKSCNVLLPSFDKKESSSIVRASLEGLILANYAFDCFKSNPLNAPLENACICGVEPSYASLIRKVEQIMQGVYLTRDLVNNNADDSHVEGLIKIAKDLSKDCKKLKVIVLREKQLEKEQMNLLLAVGKASIHPPALVVLEYMGDPSSKEKIALVGKGITFDTGGLNLKTTGHIEAMKCDMAGSACVLGVIQSLCSLKTKKNVIGVLALAENAIGPSSYKPGDVYTSRLGKTVEIGNTDAEGRLVLADALSYVEDTYSPSVMIDFATLTGAIVIALGEEAAGLFSNNDSLARSLQEAALRTDERLWRLPLYPEYTEMLKSEIADLKNIGGRPASSCTAAAFLQQFINTTWAHLDIAGVAYLSKSKSYHPTLATGAGVRVTMDFIEHFDEKDSV, encoded by the coding sequence ATGATTAAAATTACCCATATTTCCGATCCAAAAAAACGAAAACATGCTGATGTTGTGATCTGTCCTTTGTGGAAAACAAAGACACAAGCGCAAATAGCTCTTGAATTACAAGAATTTGATGCTCTTATAAAGATTTCATTGGATGACTTTTCCGGTAAAAAAGGGGAAACGCTTTTATTGTATCGCGAAAAAGGAATAGAAAAGAGGATTCTTTTATTAGGGTTAGGAGAAAAAGCTAACTGTCAAACAGAAACGTTGCGCCAGGCTTATGCAAGTGCAATCAAGCAGCTAAGAGCTAAAAATCTCAAGAGCTGTAATGTGCTTTTGCCTTCTTTTGACAAAAAAGAGAGCTCTTCTATTGTCCGAGCTAGTTTAGAGGGATTAATCCTAGCGAATTACGCTTTTGATTGTTTTAAAAGCAATCCTCTTAATGCACCTTTGGAGAATGCATGCATTTGCGGTGTAGAGCCATCCTATGCTTCTTTAATCAGGAAGGTAGAACAGATTATGCAAGGAGTATATCTTACACGTGATTTAGTGAATAATAATGCTGATGATTCTCACGTAGAAGGTTTAATCAAAATAGCAAAGGATTTAAGTAAAGACTGTAAGAAGCTTAAAGTAATCGTCTTACGTGAAAAACAATTAGAAAAAGAGCAGATGAATTTATTGCTAGCTGTGGGAAAAGCAAGCATTCACCCTCCTGCTTTAGTTGTTTTAGAATACATGGGAGATCCTTCTTCTAAAGAAAAAATAGCACTTGTAGGAAAAGGGATTACTTTTGATACAGGTGGTCTTAATTTGAAAACCACAGGGCATATAGAGGCGATGAAATGCGATATGGCCGGTAGTGCTTGTGTATTGGGTGTAATACAGAGCCTTTGTAGCTTAAAAACTAAGAAAAACGTTATTGGCGTACTTGCTCTAGCAGAAAATGCAATAGGCCCTAGTAGCTATAAACCAGGAGATGTATATACCAGTCGTTTAGGGAAAACGGTGGAAATTGGTAATACAGATGCAGAAGGGAGACTTGTTTTAGCAGATGCTCTTTCTTATGTTGAAGATACCTATTCTCCTTCTGTTATGATTGATTTTGCTACTTTAACAGGAGCTATTGTGATTGCACTTGGTGAAGAGGCTGCAGGTCTTTTTTCTAATAATGATTCCCTTGCAAGGAGCTTGCAAGAAGCCGCTCTTAGGACAGATGAACGACTTTGGCGTCTTCCTTTATATCCAGAGTATACCGAAATGCTAAAATCAGAAATTGCTGATTTGAAAAATATAGGCGGCCGTCCTGCATCTTCTTGCACAGCAGCGGCTTTTTTACAGCAATTTATTAACACAACTTGGGCACATCTAGATATTGCGGGGGTGGCCTATTTATCAAAGTCTAAATCTTATCATCCTACTTTGGCGACAGGAGCTGGGGTAAGAGTCACGATGGATTTTATTGAGCATTTTGATGAAAAAGATTCTGTGTAA
- the ssb gene encoding single-stranded DNA-binding protein → MNQATIAGHLGSDPEVKFTPSGRKVTSLRVAARARKGGKDETIWWRVTIWGEQFDKMMTYFKKGSPIIVQGEMDLEIFTNREGKSQISAGITAHNIMFSPFGRTDQASQTTDAPLKEESVHAKPLLSNESFDAEEEIPF, encoded by the coding sequence ATGAATCAAGCTACAATTGCGGGACATTTAGGTTCTGATCCAGAAGTTAAGTTTACCCCATCAGGTCGAAAAGTTACCTCTTTGCGTGTAGCTGCACGTGCGCGTAAAGGGGGAAAAGATGAGACAATTTGGTGGAGGGTTACTATTTGGGGCGAACAATTTGATAAAATGATGACTTATTTTAAGAAAGGCAGCCCTATTATAGTTCAAGGAGAAATGGACTTAGAAATCTTTACAAATCGAGAGGGGAAGTCTCAGATTTCAGCAGGAATTACAGCTCACAATATCATGTTTAGTCCTTTTGGTCGCACAGACCAAGCAAGTCAAACAACCGATGCTCCATTAAAAGAAGAGAGCGTTCATGCCAAGCCACTTTTAAGTAACGAATCATTCGATGCAGAAGAGGAGATTCCTTTTTAA
- a CDS encoding DUF948 domain-containing protein codes for MIIEVCIAVSTLAFVVLVIFLVMTLRSSCATLKKTKHTLTKVEGELKEISAESVTLLKNVNDLTVDIKEKSESLNFLFTPLLKLSHGKSHKTNTYEKLTEVINYVTDAVILLKKIKDK; via the coding sequence ATGATTATTGAGGTTTGCATAGCAGTAAGTACCCTAGCCTTTGTAGTTTTAGTCATTTTTTTAGTTATGACGCTGCGCAGCTCTTGTGCAACTTTAAAAAAAACTAAACACACTCTAACTAAAGTAGAAGGGGAATTAAAAGAAATCTCTGCTGAAAGCGTTACGTTACTTAAAAACGTAAATGATTTAACCGTAGATATAAAGGAAAAATCAGAGTCTTTAAATTTTCTATTTACTCCATTGCTTAAACTCTCTCATGGAAAATCCCATAAAACAAATACCTATGAAAAACTTACAGAAGTAATTAATTATGTGACAGATGCAGTGATTCTACTGAAAAAAATAAAGGATAAGTAA
- a CDS encoding peptidylprolyl isomerase produces the protein MSSFFQYLIILLNFAFLNPIQSLEVQKVEPKQSLEVEQVDLKTPIVIFETNLGTIELQLFPDIAPKACENFLGLIEKQKYDGTIFHRVIKGFMIQGGDPKGNGTGGESIWGKSFEDEVTVEKTFNKKGLLAMANSGPNTNGSQFFITTTDNAHWLNNKHTIFGKVVNGYETVEKIEESKTNRVDKPLEEVKILKASIKP, from the coding sequence ATGTCTAGCTTTTTTCAGTATTTGATCATTTTATTAAATTTTGCTTTCTTAAATCCCATACAATCTTTAGAGGTACAAAAAGTGGAACCTAAACAATCTTTAGAAGTAGAACAAGTAGATCTTAAAACGCCTATTGTTATTTTTGAAACAAATCTCGGTACAATTGAATTGCAGCTCTTTCCTGATATTGCTCCTAAGGCCTGCGAAAACTTTTTAGGTTTGATAGAAAAACAAAAGTATGATGGAACTATTTTTCACCGAGTCATTAAAGGATTTATGATTCAAGGAGGGGACCCTAAAGGAAATGGTACTGGAGGAGAATCCATTTGGGGCAAAAGTTTTGAAGATGAGGTAACAGTTGAAAAAACATTCAATAAAAAAGGCCTGCTTGCAATGGCTAACTCAGGGCCTAACACAAATGGTAGCCAGTTCTTTATTACCACAACAGACAATGCTCATTGGCTTAATAATAAGCACACCATTTTTGGTAAAGTGGTAAATGGCTATGAAACGGTAGAAAAAATTGAGGAAAGTAAAACAAACAGAGTTGATAAACCTTTGGAAGAAGTTAAAATTCTTAAAGCTTCTATAAAGCCTTAA